In Nocardioides nitrophenolicus, the genomic window CGCGGCGATCAGCGCCTTGTTCTGGTCGTTGATCGGCGAGCGGCCGCCGAAGAGGAAGTAGTGCTCGCCCACCGCCTCGAGCCGCTCCCGCGGGATGCCGCGTCCGCGGGTGACGTTCTCCAGGAAGGGGACGACGTCCTCGGGGCGCTCGGGTCCGCCGAAGGACAGCAGCAGCAGGGCGTCGTAGGGCTCGGTCGGCTGGGGGTCCGGATTGGGCACGCGACCATCGTAGGGAGGACGATGAGCCCGCAATGTTGCAGACCTATCGCCAGATCTTCACGCCGGCCACCGCGCGCTTCAGCCTGACCGGGCTGGTCGCCCGCCTGCCCATCTCCATGGTCGGCCTCGGCATCGTCCTGCTGGCCGAGCACGAGACCGGTTCCTACGGCTTCGCGGGCTCGGTCTCCGCGACCGCCGTGATCGCCAACGCGGTGTTCGCGATCCCCCAGGGCCGGCTCATCGACCGGCTCGGTCAGGGCCGGGTGCTGCCGGTCGTGATCACCCTGTGGGGCATCGGCTTGGCGCTGGCCATGGGCTCGCTGTCGTGGGACTGGCCGACCTGGTCGACGTACGCCTTCGCGGTGCTCGCCGGCGCCGCGCTGCCCTCGGTCGGCACCTGCGTGCGCGCCCGGTGGTCCCACACCCTCGCCGACCGGCCCGCGCTGCTGCACACCGCGTTCTCGTTCGAGGCCGTCGGCGACGAGGCGGTCTTCATCGCCGGACCGGTCGCGGTCACCCTGCTGGCGACCTCGGTGCACCCGGCGGCCGGGCTGGGCACGGCGCTGGTCGTCGGCCTGGTCGGGACCTGGGCGTTCGCGGTCCAGCGCGCGACCGAGCCGCCCGTCCACCCGCGCACCGACCGGCACGCCGTCCGGCCGCCGATGCCCTGGGGCGCGATCGCGCCGCTCACCCTGGTCGGCGCCGCGCTCGGCGTCGTCTTCGGCGCGGCCGAGGTCGTCACCGTCGCGTTCGCCGACGAGCAGGGCCACCAGTCCCTGGCCGGCGTCTATCTCGCCGTCTGGGCGCTCGGCAGCCTGCTCGCCGGCGTGGTCTCCGGCGCGATCACCTGGCGGCGCGGGCCGCTGGCCCGGCTGCGCATCGGCGCGGTCGGCATGGTGGTCGCCACCGTGCCGCTCGCCTTCGTCCCGAACCTGGTCGTGATGGCGCCGGTGCTGCTGCTCAGCGGCCTGGCCATCTCCCCCACCCTGATCGCCGCGATGTCGCTGGCCGAGCAGGTGCTGCCGACCGCCCGGCTGACCGAGGGGATGGCCTTCATCCAGACCGGCCTGGCCGTCGGGCTCGCCCCCGGCGCCGCCGTCGCCGGGGTGGTCATCGACGACGCGGGCGCCTCGCCGGCGTACCTGGTGTGCCTGGTGGGCGGCGTCCTGGTCCTCGTCGGCGCGCTGCTCATCCGGGTGGCGCCGCGGCCGGATAGCGTGCCTCCCCATGAGCACAACCCCCACCGCGCCGAGCTGGCGTAACTGGTCCGGCCTCGAGTCGGCCAGCGGCCTCGAGGTGGTCCAGCCGGCCGACGCCGCCGAGGTCGCCGAGGTCGTCCGCCGGGCCCGCGCCGCCGGGCGCACGGTCAAGAGCGCGGGCACCGGGCACAGCTTCACCGGCATCGCGACCCCGCGCCACGTGCACCTGCGTCCCGAGCGGATGCGCGGCATCGTCGCGGTGGACCGCGACGCGATGACGGTGACGGCGCTGGCCGGCACCCAGCTCAAGGTGTTCAACGCCGAGCTGGCCCGGCTGGGGCTGAGCCTGCACAACATGGGCGACATCGCCGAGCAGACCCTCGCCGGGGCCGTGTCCACCGGCACCCACGGCACCGGCGGCCGGGCCGCCGGCCTGGCCGCCCAGGTCGTCGGCCTGGAGCTGGTCACCGGGACCGGCGAGGTGCTGCGGGCCTCGGC contains:
- a CDS encoding MFS transporter, with product MLQTYRQIFTPATARFSLTGLVARLPISMVGLGIVLLAEHETGSYGFAGSVSATAVIANAVFAIPQGRLIDRLGQGRVLPVVITLWGIGLALAMGSLSWDWPTWSTYAFAVLAGAALPSVGTCVRARWSHTLADRPALLHTAFSFEAVGDEAVFIAGPVAVTLLATSVHPAAGLGTALVVGLVGTWAFAVQRATEPPVHPRTDRHAVRPPMPWGAIAPLTLVGAALGVVFGAAEVVTVAFADEQGHQSLAGVYLAVWALGSLLAGVVSGAITWRRGPLARLRIGAVGMVVATVPLAFVPNLVVMAPVLLLSGLAISPTLIAAMSLAEQVLPTARLTEGMAFIQTGLAVGLAPGAAVAGVVIDDAGASPAYLVCLVGGVLVLVGALLIRVAPRPDSVPPHEHNPHRAELA